The Nicotiana sylvestris chromosome 6, ASM39365v2, whole genome shotgun sequence genomic sequence GTATgtttaaattcaaattcaaaaagagTGACTAATTATTAACAACACATAATGCATAATTTAAACTCATAAAGAGACTAATTATTACCTAACCTTAATAACTTTACCCTACATTGCCAAGTGGCCTATTGTGAGACTGTCACTTGGTTTAATGTTGAGGCTTTTTCCTCTcccttttaataatataaatatatagaAGATATGAATATTTTATCAAAAGCTTTGTAGTTCTGCTGTCGATAAATCTATTTGGGGGATAACTATTACACGTAATTGAAAATAAATGTCAAACTAGGAAAGTACATGTCTGATATTATCCATTATTATTGAGCTAAAGGAAGTAAAAGTGCTTATCAACGTGTATAATCTCTTTATCATGATAATGATTATATTTGCCTATAAAGTAAGGCATAAGAAGCAAAATCTATtcctaataaaatttaaataacatGGTATATGAGGACTTTTATAAAGTAGAGATCTTCCTTTATTGAGTTAGATAAGTAGGATGGACGTTTATCATTTTCAaaaatttgttttcaaaaataattcagacaatttttataaaaatatctACTATATAATTTctataataatttatatttattggTGCATGGTATAGGCATAACGCACGTGCTCTAGACTAATAATAACAAATGTTATGAGACGATGAGAGTAATTTTATAATGTCCACTTTAATCCACAAAATTTCCCACTgtaatgaaacaataaaagaagaagaacaatattgcagagaaagagagagaggaaattcttattgaattttgggatgatttacaatggggtaacacccctctatttatagggagaaatgacttagccacaaagtaaaactctttacaagatagacattcactctaaatagaattttattcataacactcccccttgaatgtctactcaataagtaatgtgcctcgttaaaaccttaactaaaataaaatccaataggaaaaaaaattctagaaaaggaaaaagagtacacatatctaacaatacgccttttggttgcctcgttaaaaaccttgtaaggaaaaccaagtgggacaaaaccttataagggaaaaagagtgcaacgcgcattaaactccccctgatgagagcatcatttCACATCCTTGAGtcttcgcatcccaatcttgtgtattagcttcttgaaggttgacgtcggtagagattttgtgaacaaatcagccatattatcacttgaacgaatttgttgcacattgatatcaccattcttttgaagatcataagtaaaaaataactttggtgaaatatgttttgtcctatctccttttatgaatcctcccatCAATTGGACTATGCatgttgcattgtcttcatacaaaattgtgggtagtttgTCACATTTTAAACCATATTTGTCTCGAatagatgtattatagacctcaatcATACACACTCTCGACTttcttcatgaatagcaattatctcagcatgattagatgaagtagccacaattgattgcttactcgatcgccaagatatggcagtgGCTCCACAGGTAAACACATAACCTATTTGAAATCGAGCCTTATgtgggtcagataaatacccagcatcagCATAACCAATAAGATCGGAATTGCAcatattgccataaaataagccatatcggtagtcccttttagataccgcaatatgtgtttgattccattccaatgtctccttATAGGAGCAGatctatatcttgctaagacattaactgaaaaagttatgtcaagccttgtagtattagcaagatacattagtgcaccaattgcactaagatatggtacttcaggaccaagtagctcttcattctcttcttgaggtcggaatggatccttattcacatcaagtgatcgaacaaccatcggaatacttaatggatgtgctccatccatgtaaaaccgtttcaataccttttctatgtaggcagattgatgaacaaaaattccgtttgccaaatgttcaatttgcaaaccaagacataattttgtctttccgagatctttcatctcaaattcattctttaaataatcaattgccttttgaagttctataggagttccaataaggtttatgtcatcaacatatacggcaagtacaacaaattccgatgttattttctttataaaaatacatgggcaaaatgacatcatttatatagccttcctttaataaatactcactaagacgatTATACCACATTCGTCCTGATTGCTTTAGATCATACAACGATCTTTGTAATTTGATTGAAAACATTTCCCGTGACTTTGAATTATTTGCTTTAGGCATTTTGAATCCCTCGGGAATTTTTATGTATATCTCATATCAAGTGAGCCATAAAGGTTAGAGgtaaccacatccattaaatgcatgtcaaacTTTTCATAGAtagcaaaactaatgagataacaaagcgttatagcatccataacgggtgaatatgtctcttcatagTCGACACCAGACCTTTGTGAAAAttcttgtgcaacaaggcgtgccttatatctttgtacctcattttttTCATTCCTTTTACTTACAAAGATccatttatagccaacaggcttaacaccattaggtgtttggactacaggcccaaaaacttcacgttttgcaagtgaattcaactctgattggattgcttcttgccattttggccaatcaagtctttgccggcattctccaacagattgaggttcaagatcctcactttcttgcataatgctagatgcaatATTTTATGCAAAGACATAATCTACCACTATATTCACTCGATTCAAATTTGTCGCAATATCaattggatttattgatagttccttattttcttgagtctcggGCTCAGTGgattcctcatgaatctcagaaTTTATAAAATTGTGGATTTCTTCATGAGAttctttcgtagtgtcattttgatcatttgttttcctttttctaggatttcgatctttggaacctaatggtctgccacgttttaggcgtgcttttgacccattagctatgacactagaagattgtccaacagagacatcaatacggattggaacattctctgcaaggatatgtgattttgttatccttttcaaatccataaatgcgtctggcatttgatttgatattctctgcaaatggataatcttttgcacatctttttcacaaatagaggcacgtggatcaagatgagataatgatggggttttccacaaaattttccgtttggtttcaccaacttctccccctaattttgggaaaagtgtctaatcgaatcgacaatctgcaaatctAGCAGTGATTAAATTCCCTGTTAAtgtttcaagatagcgaataatgtagggcgattcaaacccaacatatattcctaaccttctttggggacccattTTGGTGTGATATGGCggtgctacaggcacatatattgtgcatccaaaaattcttaaatgggatatattaggttcatgacccaaaactaattacaacggggaatatttatgataatttgtcggtcttagacgaactagcattgctgcatgcaaaatggcgtgaccccaaacagaagtgggcaacctcgttttcatgagtaacagtcttgctatcaattgtagacgtttaattaaagactctccaagaccattttgagtgtgaacatgagctacaggatattccacttttatcccaattgataagcaataatcattaaatgcttgggatgaaaactcagcaACATTATCAAatctaatagacttaattggattatcgaAAAAATTGTGCCCataatcgaattatttgtgccattaattttgcaaacccgaggttgcgagatgacaataggcacacatgagaccatttAGAAGATGcgtctattaagaccataaaatatctaaacgatccactaggtgggtgaataggtccacaaatgtccccttgtatacgttagatgggtgaataggtccacaaatgtccccttgtatatGTTCCAAAAATGTTGGGGATTCAATTCCAACATTTGTtagtgatggtctaataattaacttgccttgataacaagaagtgcaagaaaattcattatttaaaagaatctttaaattctttaatgaatgcccatttgagttttctataattcgtctcatcataattgatccagggtgtcccaatcgatcatgccaaaatacaaaagtattggaatcagtaaccttttggttCACAGTAtaatgtgcctcaattgcactaattcttgtccaatacaggccacaagataaagataagaacttctcaataaccctcttttggccagaaacattcttggtaatgatgagatattcaagattattctcatctattgtctcaatatgatatccatttcggcggatatctttaAAGCTCAACAAGTccctcttggacttggaggagaacattgcattctctatgataagtattgttcccttaggcagagttatagtagctcttctagagccttcaattaatttactactaccagaaattgtagtaacatttaccttacacatacttaaatgagagaaatatttcttctctttaaatattgtatgtgtcgtacatgaatcaactaaataaatatttttacaattgaacGTTGATCCATATTTGCTTTGTgagatatccatatttgcttcccatattttgacatacaaaagaaatatACTAATAAGCATTAGTATTTTCAGAGAAAATGggaagaaaacaaagttaaacCAATGATAAATAATGACATCTTAATAATAATTACGCAACTAATAATGTACTATGAACTATTCAGTGAGTATATTATTATTTACATAATTTCTATGCATATGACTGTTGATAACAAAATAACAACTTAATTACAACAAAACAAGTCAAACATTGATAATATAGCTGtcaagcaaattaaaaattatacagttgttttgtatttttaattttgtttctttaattattctacATACACAAAGCTGCATGCGTGTGTTATATATATTCTACTAAGTCATTGTTCATCAATCAAGCATTAATTAAGAATTGCATAAAAAAAATATTGCTATTAAATTTAAAATTTCTTTAAAATATAGACAATATATATAAATCATAGTATAATTACTTTATCGGTTAAACATGATAATGTCATGTATCAAAGATCACATGCACACTCCGATTTGAAACAATATTTACTATGAGTTATTTAAATTGCATTAAGTATTAATAAAACCAAATTACCTACTTATTTAATTACACAACAATGTAATGGTAACAATGTTTTTTTGATACTGCGACTTTAGAGTTGCATTATACAAGTCACACTAAAAAAACGATGAGTCACGTTAATTGCAAGCAAACATCTCAGTTTATACCATTATCTGACAGTGTTATCATATTAGAACACATAAACACTAGTTGTGAAATCATCATCTACATTTTCAGAAAATTCATTACTAAAGTTAAGATGACGCTTTTTCTATGAGCTAtactattttataaaataaataatactaaTGACTACTACTCATGTAAAAAACTATGGTTACATGATGTTTATTCACTAGCTAATACAAATAAGCAAAATCAAACTACTCAATCTTTTTTTACCACAGATCCATCACCGATCAAGTGGTCTATTTTTCCATCAGGGCGCTCAAAGAAGTCTGCCATATCTAAGTGGGTGATGTCAAATTTATTGTCATAGACAAAATTAGCTTTAGGGCATTTATTCTTTAGAGATGCTTGATAAAACTCAACCAAATGTCTTGGTACACGACAAATATTTGCCCAATGCCCTTTTCCACTTTTGGTGGTTATTTCTCTTTGGAGGGTGATTAACACCAGGAAAATTTCTTCCTTGTCTACggccacgaccatgaccacgaccacgaccacgaatagggccacgaccttttccacgcTTAGCATAATGGGAATACACCCCATCCACTTCAGGCAATGGTGTAGACCCAGTGGGTTGATTTTCGTGATTTCTCATGAGCAAGTCATTTTTTCGTTCAGCCACAAGGAGAAGAGAAATCTACTTAGAGTACTTTTTGAAACCTTTCTCTATGTACTGCTATTGCAGgaccatattggaggcatgaatcgttgtaaacgttttttcaagcatatcatagaTAGTATCTCctttctcttatatattgttgttatttttaatacgcatttttatggtactaatatatcatctcctattgctttttgagccgagggtctcctggaaacagcctctctacccttcggggtaggggtaaggtctgcgtacatattaccctccccagaccccacttgtgggattatactgggtcgttgttgttgttgttgtatcatagatagtatctccacagagtttcaatttagaagtaattctgaACATCGCAGAATTATATTCTGAAATAaacttaaagtcttggagcctcagatgagcccaatcatatcgtgcttgtggaagagtgaccaattttgagttgtcatatctttcctttaagctATTCCACAAAACACGTGGATCTTTGACTGTGAAATATTCTATTTTCAACtcttcatcaaggtgatggctcaagaaaatcaaggccttagcacagtcttgggtggatgctttagttttgtctttaatggcgtctccaagactcattgcatctaaatggatttcagcatccaacacccatgtcatatagttcttgcccgaaatttcaagggcaacgaactttcttttcataatgtcAGTCATAgttaaaaagaggagaaaagttaTATCTTAGTCTTCCCAAAGGCTTCTTGAGacggtagagtctcgtgctgataacgtgtaatgaaacaataaaagaagaagaacaatattgcagagaaagagaggaaattcttattgaattttgggatgatttacaatagGGTAAGACCCTCTATTTATAGTAGGAAAtaacttagccacaaagtaaaactcttTACAAAATAGATATTCCCTCTGAATAGAATTGTATTCGTAACGCCCGCAAAGTTTTGACTAATAAAACCCAAAAACACGATTGTCAAGAAAACCACAAGGACTAATATATTAGGCTACTGAAAACCCAGTAACTTTTGGTTCCAATTACCAAAATGACCTTGAACTCGGAGTCGCCGTCAACGAGCAACCGAGACTGGTTTTTCCCTTCACAATCGTTCAACGTTCCCCGAAGTCCGGCCCGGAGATTCTTTTCTCCTTACCCTCGAACGACGACCTCCTTCCAGaattcttcttcaaattttaCTTCGCCTCTGGCTGTACCCCGAACTTTACGACGCCGTATTAGTCACCGCCGCCGGATTCAGAACTCTGCTGGTGCTACTACAGATGAAATCGGCGGAAATTCAAACGATGCCGTTCTCATCCAGTCGGAGGACTGTCCAAGCTCCGGTAACAAAACGACAACGTCGGCTCATAAGAAATATACCGACTTTGTTCGTTGGCGAATGGCGTGCGTTATTGCAGTAACCTCTCTCTCTCCACATTGGCTAATTTTTACAAGATTATTGTTATTATGGAGAAGATTGCCGTTTTTTCTTCTTCGTTTGAATAGTTTTGTTTGAACTGCGTACTAGAAAGAAAATAGTTCGGTGGCGTTAGTTTTAGAAAAAGGTTGAGATATttcctttttgaatttttttccctGTTTTATTTTTTCAACCAAACCCATTAAGAAACTGTAAACCTTTTCTCTAATGGTTTTTGGTCGAGAAAATTTTCCCAATTCTTTTTGATAAAACAAAATATGTTGCCGAGTTCTTTTTTACATTTTTGTAAAATATGGAAAAACAATTCAACATTGTTGCAAAATAAATGCTTCCTTAATTGGGGTTGAGTATGTAAATTACGATTTTGGTATATATTTTGGGTGCAGATGGTGGTGATGTGCTTTACATCTCTTCTGCACAAAAACTTTTCTTTGCAATATCAAGTTAGTGATTTGCAGGTAACTTCCAGTATCAAGATTTCTGACATGCATATAattgtgtgtgtatgtatgtaagTACGTTAGCAAGTTCGTGTGAAAGTTATACTACGTTGATACAATGATCATAGAATTACTACTTCTTCCAAAGGCTAAAGTTACGATGACCATGTTGATTCCATTTGTACCTCACTGTTGTTATTTGAAAAGTTCAAACGTTTTTCCTCTACTCCGGTTTTCTTAAACGTCTTTTATGcattttagtttttctttttctaaattTGGTCTGTACTACTCCTACTTATAAGATTTCTAGATATGTAAATCTTATTTCCCAAAAATCAAAGGCAATACTGGCCAAGGTCAACCGTAAATAGATATTTTGACCTTACACTTCAAGCCCCATCATTATTTTTTGAGGCGGAAGGGGTGGTCTGTTATTTATTGGACTGCCAGAATAACCCCAGGAAGGAAAGGGGAAGGAACCACAATGTAGGAATTGAACATGTTCAAAAGTTCAGCTCTAATCACGCAATTTTCCATTTTCCATTCTTTAGACTAGATATGATTCTACTTGAATCTAAGTTGGCATTCAATTTTTTGATAATAAATGGTAAATCTTATTAGACAAATAGTGCTAAGAAGGGACTAAAAATTTTCAAAAGTTCCTGTTGCCCTCCTCCTATGCAAGGACTCCATTAATTCCAAGATATCTTCAATGTCATTTGCTATATATTCCTTTTACTCCAGATATGCAAATTTTAACTACATTTCAACTTTACATAAGAGATACAGTCTTTTCTCCCCTAATCTTTTCTCCCCTAAAATATCCTGCTAGTTCTTTTTACTCAAATGTCCACAGTATACACCATTGGATTGTTTTCCATGCTTCTTTGCGCCTTTTCTCTATCTTCTGCCTTTTTCAGCAGCTTAGTATTTGTCTCAAATTTACAGGCATTACTGATTGGAGTCCATATAAGTTTAGGAATTCCATATCGGCCAAATAACTAGGCAATGGAGTAAAAAAAATGACTGTCTTATTCAGTTGCTTCCTTGCATTTGCTACATCTGCTGCACACACTGTAGCCTCTTCATTGTGAGTTACTTTGTGTCAAACAAGACTCTTGAAATGGCTACTTTAGGTGGAGCTCTTACTTTCCAGATCATCCTCCAAGGCCAACTCAAGTACTATCCATGAAAAGAAACCGTACGAATGTATAGCATTCACCTTTTCCAGTTATAAATTGACTTAAGTGTGCTTAATTTACTTTCTCGTAACTTTTCGCATGTGCAATTATATTGATGCTATAAATCTGGGCATTTGAGAAGTATAATTTGGCTGACATACATGGAAGATATTACTGGATCAGTCCCCTAACTGTCTACTTGTTTCTCTTTTCCTTCTTGTTATTCAGGATGAGTTTTCAACGCTCAATGCCAGATTGAGACACTGCAACATTTCAGATTCTATTGACATTATTGACTCAACGCCAGAACATAATATTTCCAGTGCAAGTTTAAAAATTACGGCATTGATTCTCTCACTCATGATGTTGTCCCTTCCTCTTGTTTTTATTAAATATATGGAGTATATCTCCAACGTTAGAAGACAGTTGGACAATACGACGGAGGAATTATCTCTGAACAAGCGGCTAGCTTACCGGGTGGATGTATTCTTATCGTTTCATCCTTATGCTAAACCACTAACCTTGTTAATTGCCACTTTGCTCCTGATTTCTCTTGGTGGCTTAGCACTTTTTGGCGTGACAGATGATAGCATAGCAGACTGCCTTTGGTTATCATGGACATATGTTGCAAATTCAGGAAATCATACTAATTCTGAGGGCATTGGTCCTCGTCTAGTGTCAGTTTCTGTTAGTTTCGGTGGAATGCTGATATTTGCCATGATGCTTGGACTAGTTTCTGATGCAATCTCAGAGAAATTTGACTCACTCAGGAAGGGAAGAAGTGAAGTAGTTGAGCAGAATCACACACTTATACTTGGTTGGAGTGATAAGCTGGTGGGTTTTGTAAATTTACTAGTCTGTTTTCTGACAAGCTCATAAGTTTTTCTTTTCCCTAGATAACTGTCCTCAAACTGTTTTTAGCACCTGATCTGCATCACAATCTACCTAGTAGGGGTTTTCTTATTTTGCATTGTTCAGAAGCCCTCTCTAAATTGCTTAAGATATCACCTCTCATTACTCCAAGAAAATGAGATGAAGCTCCAAAggtttgaattttccttttatttctatAATAATAACTTTCAAGTgaatggagtagaatcagaagAACCACATTAATTTTATTGCTCCAATTATTGTCCTGGTCAATCTTGTTTTTCTTTCAATTGGAGACAACCACATTAATTTTATTGATTGTCCTTTCCCTATTATTGACCATGCTCCATGACAATAACGAGATTACCAGGACAACAGTCGTCATTATTATGTAAGCAATTGGAACACAATTGAAAACTATCATCTAACTTTGATTAGTTGGCCTTGCAAAAAACTTATTTACATAGTGCAGCTGAGTATTACTGATATTTGCTGGAGATCTCTTAATAGCTCTGTATATTCTGGACAATATAAAGTGCCTCAGAGAAGTACCGGCCTTGTTCACAAAGAGTACATCTGTATACCCAGGGATCATTGCTGAATCAACTCGCAATAGCTAATGAGAGTTTGGGGGGTGGAACAGTTGTAGTCATGGCTGAGCGAGACAAAGAAGAGATGGAACTTGATATTGCTAAAATGGAGTTTGATTTTAGAGGAACTTCTGTCATATGTAGAAGTGGAAGCCCCTTGATTCTGGCTGACCTGAAAAAGGTATGCATTAAGTTTTGTTTCCAAACATAAATTATGTCTTAAAAGACCTTTTGTTCCCTGTTTTACATTGGTATAGaatgtaatttttattttagaGATCTGATTCTCAATGCTTTATCCTGAAATTTTGCTAGTGTTTCACTCTTCTGAGTTTAAACAGCTTCTCATCAAGAGCCCACTTCTTTTCTCATGCTTTGATTGTTTAGAGAATGCTCCTGTAGTTTTCCAGAATTTGTAagttaaataattttttgaactCACTAGATAAATCTTTAGTAGGTGTCCGTCTCTAAGGCTCGTGCAATAGTTGTCCTTGCTGAAGATGGGAATGCTGACCAGGTCAGAGCAATAACTATTTTTAGTAACTCATTTTCAGGATTGAAAGTTGTAGCAGGTATTAATAAAAAATTTATAATGTAGAGTGATGCCCGTGCTCTGAGGACAGTTTTAAGCCTGACAGGAGTAAAGGAAGGTCTTCGGGGGCACATAGTGGTTGAACTCAGTGATCTTGATAATGAGGTTCTTGTGAAACTTGTTGGTGGAGATCTTGTTGAAACTGTGGTGGCTCATGACGTAATTGGGCGATTAATGATCCAATGTGCTCGACAGCCAGGCCTTGCACAGGTCAGCTTCTTAGCTATGATCAAATTTGCTTTGTGACTAATGTCTAATTTAAACCTAGCTACTAAATTGAGTGGGAGATGAAATACTATCTGTGTCAATGAATCAAATTTTTTTCTCTATGGACTTGGCAATGGCAGATATGGGAAGACATCCTTGGATTTGAGAATTGCGAGTTCTACATCAAGAAATGGCCACAATTTCATGGTATGCAATTTGAAGAAGTCCTAATCAGTTTTCCTGATGCTATTCCTTGTGGCATCAAGGTGGCATCATCAGGTGGAAAAATAATACTGAATCCCGATGATTCCTATCTGTTGCAAGAAGGAGATGAGGTCCTTGTTATTGCTGAGGATGATGACTCATATGCTCCAGCACCACTGCCTATGGTGCGTACCCTGTTCTTAATATAACTATGTTCTTAATTTAACTATCTTCGCTTGTTTCTCTGCTTGAAACGTAATCAACCCAAATTGCAAGTTATAATGATGATAAAAAGGTGAATGAATAGCGTATTCATCAATAAAAAGGGTGGTCTTTTGGTGTAACTTAAGATTTAGATATATGTTGACTGTCGAGAACCTTTTGCTTGACTTCTATTTAGATGAGATGAACTGCATTCTATGTTTATTTATAGTCAATGTGTagattttgagaagaagaaaaggcttcttatatttttgtgtttgtttacaTCCCATGAACAGAGAAATTTATACAAAGCTCCTAAtattaattaaggaaataaaataaattcatacaatCAATCCAGCTATTCGTAAAATTATGCTAATCAACACTCATAAATCAAATCTCCTTGAATCATGCTAATCAACACTCCCACTCAAGTTGGTGCAAAGATGTCGCACATGCCCAACTTGCAACTCAAAGTATAGAAAGTTCGCTTGTTGAGACCTTTGGTAAACACATCAGCTAGCTGTTTTTTCGATGGCACATGAAACAAACTCAACACACTAGTTGTAACTTTTTCTTTGATGAAGTGTGATCGATTTCCACATGCTTTGTTTGGTCATGCTGGACTGGATTATGAGCTATACTGATGGCAGCTTGTTGTCACAGTACAaggaaagtttttctttttcagacGGTCTCAATTCCTGTAGTAGCTTTTGTAGCCAAAACAGTTCGCAAACACCCTAGGCCATAGCTCTATATTCTGCCTTCACACTTGATTTAGCAACTACACTTAGCTTCTTGCTTCTCCAAGTAATCAAGTTTCCTCCTACGAGTGTACAATAATCGGATGTTGATCTTCTGTCATCTAGAGATCCAACCCAATCTGTGTCCGTAAAGGCTTCTATTTGGAGGTGATCATGTTTGGAGAAAAGTAGGCCTTTCCTTGGAGCAAACTTCAGATACCGCAAAATGTGGAAGACATCTTGCATATGAGGATCTTGGGGATCATGCATGAACTGACTCACCAGGCTAACTGAATAGGCTATGTTTGGTTAGTGTGGGAGA encodes the following:
- the LOC104249859 gene encoding ion channel CASTOR-like isoform X4 is translated as MTLNSESPSTSNRDWFFPSQSFNVPRSPARRFFSPYPRTTTSFQNSSSNFTSPLAVPRTLRRRISHRRRIQNSAGATTDEIGGNSNDAVLIQSEDCPSSGNKTTTSAHKKYTDFVRWRMACVIAMVVMCFTSLLHKNFSLQYQVSDLQDEFSTLNARLRHCNISDSIDIIDSTPEHNISSASLKITALILSLMMLSLPLVFIKYMEYISNVRRQLDNTTEELSLNKRLAYRVDVFLSFHPYAKPLTLLIATLLLISLGGLALFGVTDDSIADCLWLSWTYVANSGNHTNSEGIGPRLVSVSVSFGGMLIFAMMLGLVSDAISEKFDSLRKGRSEVVEQNHTLILGWSDKLGSLLNQLAIANESLGGGTVVVMAERDKEEMELDIAKMEFDFRGTSVICRSGSPLILADLKKVSVSKARAIVVLAEDGNADQSDARALRTVLSLTGVKEGLRGHIVVELSDLDNEVLVKLVGGDLVETVVAHDVIGRLMIQCARQPGLAQIWEDILGFENCEFYIKKWPQFHGMQFEEVLISFPDAIPCGIKVASSGGKIILNPDDSYLLQEGDEVLVIAEDDDSYAPAPLPMVQGGNLPKNLIIPKTTERILFCGWRRDMEDMILVLDAFLAHGSELWMFNEVCEKEREKKLTDGGLDISRLANIILVNREGNAVIRRHLESLPLESFGSILILADESVEDSAIQADSRSLATLLLIRDIQGNEMQIRGADLYLCEGEELSFYEVLLRARQRREIVIGYRLANAEKAIINPPAKTERRRWSVKDVFVIIADKE
- the LOC104249859 gene encoding ion channel CASTOR-like isoform X6 → MTLNSESPSTSNRDWFFPSQSFNVPRSPARRFFSPYPRTTTSFQNSSSNFTSPLAVPRTLRRRISHRRRIQNSAGATTDEIGGNSNDAVLIQSEDCPSSGNKTTTSAHKKYTDFVRWRMACVIAMVVMCFTSLLHKNFSLQYQVSDLQDEFSTLNARLRHCNISDSIDIIDSTPEHNISSASLKITALILSLMMLSLPLVFIKYMEYISNVRRQLDNTTEELSLNKRLAYRVDVFLSFHPYAKPLTLLIATLLLISLGGLALFGVTDDSIADCLWLSWTYVANSGNHTNSEGIGPRLVSVSVSFGGMLIFAMMLGLVSDAISEKFDSLRKGRSEVVEQNHTLILGWSDKLGSLLNQLAIANESLGGGTVVVMAERDKEEMELDIAKMEFDFRGTSVICRSGSPLILADLKKVSVSKARAIVVLAEDGNADQSDARALRTVLSLTGVKEGLRGHIVVELSDLDNEVLVKLVGGDLVETVVAHDVIGRLMIQCARQPGLAQIWEDILGFENCEFYIKKWPQFHGMQFEEVLISFPDAIPCGIKVASSGGKIILNPDDSYLLQEGDEVLVIAEDDDSYAPAPLPMVQGGNLPKNLIIPKTTERILFCGWRRDMEDMILILILADESVEDSAIQADSRSLATLLLIRDIQGNEMQIRGADLYLCEGEELSFYEVLLRARQRREIVIGYRLANAEKAIINPPAKTERRRWSVKDVFVIIADKE
- the LOC104249859 gene encoding ion channel CASTOR-like isoform X1, whose translation is MTLNSESPSTSNRDWFFPSQSFNVPRSPARRFFSPYPRTTTSFQNSSSNFTSPLAVPRTLRRRISHRRRIQNSAGATTDEIGGNSNDAVLIQSEDCPSSGNKTTTSAHKKYTDFVRWRMACVIAMVVMCFTSLLHKNFSLQYQVSDLQDEFSTLNARLRHCNISDSIDIIDSTPEHNISSASLKITALILSLMMLSLPLVFIKYMEYISNVRRQLDNTTEELSLNKRLAYRVDVFLSFHPYAKPLTLLIATLLLISLGGLALFGVTDDSIADCLWLSWTYVANSGNHTNSEGIGPRLVSVSVSFGGMLIFAMMLGLVSDAISEKFDSLRKGRSEVVEQNHTLILGWSDKLGSLLNQLAIANESLGGGTVVVMAERDKEEMELDIAKMEFDFRGTSVICRSGSPLILADLKKVSVSKARAIVVLAEDGNADQSDARALRTVLSLTGVKEGLRGHIVVELSDLDNEVLVKLVGGDLVETVVAHDVIGRLMIQCARQPGLAQIWEDILGFENCEFYIKKWPQFHGMQFEEVLISFPDAIPCGIKVASSGGKIILNPDDSYLLQEGDEVLVIAEDDDSYAPAPLPMVQGGNLPKNLIIPKTTERILFCGWRRDMEDMILVLDAFLAHGSELWMFNEVCEKEREKKLTDGGLDISRLANIILVNREGNAVIRRHLESLPLESFGSILILADESVEDSAIQADSRSLATLLLIRDIQAKRLPYREAMASKIHRGSSSQGSWREEMQQASDKSVIISEILDPRTKNLLSMSKISDYVLSNELVSMALAMVAEDRQINDVLEELFAEEGNEMQIRGADLYLCEGEELSFYEVLLRARQRREIVIGYRLANAEKAIINPPAKTERRRWSVKDVFVIIADKE